Genomic segment of Triticum aestivum cultivar Chinese Spring chromosome 6A, IWGSC CS RefSeq v2.1, whole genome shotgun sequence:
CAGTTTCATCCTTAGTTTTATCTCTACTTGGAATTGCCTTAGTTTTTTTATTCCTCTGTGTTGTGTTGAGAGATATTGTTTTTCTTCAACGCCCGCACTGTTCAGGTCTGTTCAATCGACGCCATATGAGATGTGGAATAGGACAAAAATCCAACTTGTCTTTTCTTAAAATGTCTTATAATAaatgtattattatattttcattTTGCATGATTAAGTTCATATTTTTGTGCTATAATTGCATTGATTCTTGAATGTGATATTCGGAggaaaactcaattggcagctcCATAATTGTTGTGGCAAAGTGAATATATTTCTTGGTTTTTTTTCCATGGCCTATGCCATGGTCCCTATATAAAATGCCATGTTGAGTTTTCCTTGTGTTTTAATTTCAATAAACATGTATATATCATGGCAAAGTTAACATGTGTCCCcataacaaaaaaacaattatAGACAAACCATGCCATTTTTGTGTAGAACCCATTGCATTTTTTTATTAAGtgcatggcatttttattataaaTAGCATGGGATTTTATTTTTCAAAGCGCATGCCATTTTTTAGCAGAGCATGTCATTTTTATTGTAAAATCATGACACTTTTATTTTTCTGAGCATGACACTTTTATGTTACCAAGCATGGCATTTTTATAGTGTGTCATTTTGattttgtagatcatggcaattttgtaGTAAGAGCATGGCATTTTTTTATTGTTATTGTTTTGTAGAACATgttaagttttatgagaaagagaaTGGTATTTTTTTTATTGCGAAGAACATGCATTTTCATTCTTTCTTTTTTTAGATAGGATGGCATTTTTTAGCATATCATGGTAATTTCATCTTTGCATGGCATTTCAGGTACAAACATCACGGGCACCTTTTTGTGTGCATACATTTTTTTTGTTTCTATATATTTATGGCTAATTTATgttctttttatattattttttgtgaCTAAtctatgttttttttttgcaaaatgatTTTTTGTGCACACGAATGAAACCGTGTGCACATCAATTTtatttcaaattaatatgcatttTTTGGCTTATGGGATGACACTGGGAGGAGGAGGCCCAGTTAACAGCTTGACAGGCTATCTAATCGCCTTGGGGGTTCTCCTCACAGCGATAGCTGCTTCCCTGACAGCTGAACtgttaggatttaattaattaTAATAATCCCTAACCAAGACGGTTGCATCACGTCCCTACGGGCGCACCCCTTCgggggctatatatatatatgtattccCGTATCAGTAGGGCTTGCTTTGCTACTTCTCGCAAAAAAGAAGTAAAGGCTTTGCTACACCTACGTATATTCTAGGTAAAGCTACGTAAAAACTGATTTGGGATGATTTGATTGGAAGGAAAAAATAGCCCGGGCATCACCCTGTGAAAATCATATATTATTTTTGTGTGATAGACAATTGTATGCGTGAGGTTCGCTCcaaatttcaacttatttggacatctgagcagctcttaacaaaaaagaaaaacaaatcagATCAGAACAATGTGTGAACAGCAAACTCTTTTACAaatctgaatttgtcttttttgctgagagttgctcatatgtccaaataagttgaaacTTGAAGCGCACCTCACGCATAAACTTATCTACCATGAAAAAATAGATTTATTTTActtttttagtatttgttttgatttttttcatccggggtgcagatgagctcgggagcagaaacgCCGCACTCGTTTAAGTTTACCTAGATCGGTACGTAGGTGTAGGATTATTGTATCAGTAAAGACAACTGTtcgcttatactccctccgttccgaaatataagtctttctagatattccaacaagtgactacatatggaacaaaataagtgaatctatattctaaaatatgtctacatacattcgtatgttgtagttcatttgaaatgtctaaaaaaaacttatatgtatttaggaacggagggagtacattgtgtGGACTCTCTCTCGATTGTCTCTCGTTTTTCTGTTAACAGACAGAAGGTCAGTTTTGTTACGAGACGCCCTAGCTTTTGCTTGAGATTCCAAAGCCCCAAACCCTCCTCCTCGCACGCCACCTTGGCCCCGCTGGCTTCCCGCCTCCCTCCGGCCCCTCATGCTCATGGCCGCCGCCACCTCGGCCGCATTCTTCTCGTCCCGGGCGGCCACCGCCCAATTGCCTCACGCCGCCTCGGCCGCGGCCCGCAGGGGGTTTGTCTCCTTGGGCAGGGCCGCCGCCGGCGGTTTCTCCTCCGGTAATGCATGGCCCTTCTCTTTGGCTTTCGTCGCGCTGCTGGTTTGCTTTGCCACTCGATCGATCGGGACAATTTAAGCAGATGGTTGAACAATTTAAGCACCGTTATAACTTTGTTAGATTGGAGGTGAAAACTTCTGTACAAGCGCTTaacaaagatgaaagatctctctctctctctctaattaaGCACTCATGTAGGTATAAATTCAGGGCTAAATTATCTGTTGGAAGGTCTTTTCTCTGTACCTTTTGCAGTAGTAAACTGATGGTGGTGTGCCCACCCATGTTGCTGCTGTTGAACAAGCAGTTGTGCAGGATGCTACAAAGCCGGAAGCTCCAGTTGCTGTCGTTACAGGTGCTTCCAGAGGGATTGGAAAAGCTGGATGCAAGGTGAGCTACTTTTGCTGCCTTAATTAGGTTGTCATTCTGTATGTGCAGAAAGAGTCGATTTCTTCCCCCCTCTTAAAATCGGTGCCATTTATTTCCGAAAGATGCAACTTCACATTCCTCTAACTCAAAGCAATAGATATTCTTAGATGGCCAGATATGTGGTTTTATAGTTATAACTCTCTCTGCTTGCATATGCAAATGGCTATTTCCTCCCCATTTGCACAATGCTAAATTTAACCCCAGGGACCTCACGCCGACTTTGCCTGCAGGTCCTAGTGAATTATGCACGATCCTCCAAAGAGGCTGAAGCAGTCTCCAAAGAGGTGAGCTGGTTGATTAAAACATAATATTTGCACATATATTTTGTTTAATATCTGCTTACCCGTCTGTTAATTTGCATCATACAGTTATAAGATATACGAAGACAGACTGTAACTGGTGATTGCAATAAGTATTATTAAATTAGTTAGTCTACGTTGTTCTTTCATTTGCCTCGTACAGGAATGCGTACGATTGTTATCATTTCTGACCTCTTATCTGAGTAAGAAAAAACACAGTTGTGCTGAATTTTCATTCTCATTCATGAGCAAGTGAACATGACCCTTGTGTTATGTTTCAGAGATCATACAATGCAATGTGAAATATAGTCATATGGTATTAGTTTCGGAAAATCTCATTGGCCCATTGTAATTTCTTGTTCAGACTAGTATAGATGGTAGCAATAATAGTTCACAAAGGCTAAAAGAAATCAATTGTATTTTTCTAATGTTGACTCAATAGTTATTCTGGCTAAAATATGCTGATACCGCCATTGAAACATTATTGGTTTTGGGACAGGCATCTTTTTTTTATTTGTTAAATTGATCTTTTTCTCTTCATTTTTTCTCTACTAAGCCTAAATGCACTGATCTATTTGCAATGTAATCCTCTTTTGCAGATTGAAGCAGCTGGTGGTCAGGCTATTACCTTTGGAGGAGATGTTTCTAAAGAAGCTGATGTGGAATCTATGATGAAAGCAGTAAGTTCTTTTTATGGATGGAAAATGTTTTTCCTTTTGCATATATATTGATCAGATTATACAAACTTGGTTATCATTAGTCTATGGATTTCACCAGGCTCTTGATAAATAGGGAACAATTGACATCCTGGTAAATAATGCAGGTAGGTACCAACAGTTAATTAGTTTGCACCAGTTTAGCTTTCTACTGTTAATTTTTTTCTGTATGTGAAATAACATTCCGTAACCAGGGATTACGCGAGATGCCTTGTTGATGAGGATGACGGAATCCCAGTGGCAAGAAGTAATTGGTCTAAATCTTACTGGTGTTTTCCTCTGTACAAAGGTACGTGTTCGTCCCTTTATTTCTTGAAAATTTTGTACTTGAATAATGTTTATGCTTCTCAATTACACCTGCACATTCTTTACAGGCTGCCACAAAAATAATGGCGAAGAAAAAGAAGGTTCTTGTTTTGTTTCATTCTTCGAATTGGTTTGAACATTTttgctaccatgcgctacttgttGGAGTTTAATATTTTTGGTATGTGTTAGCCACTGGTCCTATTAATCAtacactccctctgtcccaaaataagtgactcaactttgtactaacttgatgacggagggagtacttcaatTACACCTTTGCAAGCTTCATAGCTGTATCCTTACTTCATAGCTACTAGGTGATTCAATTACACTTAACTTCATAGCTGAAGGACAAAAAGGTGGCCTCCTTACTTTGCTTTATTGTGTTTCTGAAATACTTAGAGCTGAAAGAAAATTTGTATAAGGCCATACCATGTTGCTAGTGCACCAAAGCAAGAGAAGTAGTTTATCCCTTTTAGACTTAGTAGGATACTGTGTTTGTTCTTCATAAAAGAAGCCCTGCTCAGAATCAGAAGTCAGCTAATCAATTTTTTTGTCATCCGTTATAAGATACTTATTTATATTTAATGCAGGGAAGAGTCATCAACATAGCATCAGTTGTTGGTCTTACTGGCAATGCTGGGCAAGCAAATTACAGTGCTGCCAAGGCTGGGGTCATTGGTTTCACAAAAGCAGTTGCTATGGAATTGGCAAGCAGGAATATCAATGTGATCTCTCCGTCTTTTCATTGTTAGCTCGTAACTCATAAAACCGTAGTCCAACTTCTGAACAGTTTTCAATACTCAGGTGAATGCAACCGCACCTGGATTCATCGCATCTGACATGACCGCTGAACTTGGagaggagcttgagaagagaaTCTTGTCAACTATTCCCTTGGGTATGCATCTTAAGCTGCAACCTCTGCTTAAAACTAGCATTGTTCATATTCTGACTGTTGTACATAAATCCTAAGTggagcaaaagaaaaaaattcttgagAAAAACTTACTGTATAGTATTATGTTATGTACATGTGCGCCCTTGTGCACTATATCTACTAAGTGATTTTTTCCAGTCGGCACTAATGCTTCATTCAACAACTTCACAGGGAGGTATGTCCAGCCACTGGAAGTTGCTGGGTTGGTTGAGTTCTTGGCCTTGAATCCTGGGGCGAGCTACATCACCGGACAGGTTGGTGTAATATTGACAATGTTCGTGACAATTGGTTATGTGAAACTTAACAGGTTTTTTATTGAACTATCTCTTGGCAGGTGTTTGTCATCGATGGTGGGATGGTAATGTGAAACCTTTACAAGCTTCATATATAGGTTGACATGTGCTCCACCTAGCGGGATGTTTTATGTGTGGTGCGTCCACTACCGGAACAGGGTGCTACCCCGACGGCCAAAACAATGCCGACGGCCACCGTTGGGTTCCTCGGAGATATGCCGACAGCCTGGTCCTGGCCGTCGGCGTATCCAGGCCGTCGGGTTAGACGGAGCtaagccgacggcacccgtcggcatagaACGGCCGTCGGCCTATCTGCAAGTACGCCGACAGCTGCCGTCGGCTTACAAGGGCCGTCGGCATAGTCGTGGGCCTGGCGACCCCGCTGTTGACGGGCGGCTAACGTCGttagagctatgccgacggccgaggcagggggccgtcggcataggtccacaCGCCACGTCACCGATCCAGGCCGCACCGTCCAAAacatatgccgacggctgccgtcggcatacctagccgtcggcataggtagacttttttttcatatatattttttaagctttttatgtattattatatcaactaacatgtagcatgttaaatataaacatacatatgaatatatatgtagttttttttcatatattatgaatatatatatatagtttgtattttttcgagcacgttaataatgtgcggtcatgttcttttgaatatagatcattatattttattaaaatcaaaaacagctatgccgacaaaagttttgtggcagttgcaaacgcccgacacccgtcttcagagtgtgacccccctcacgtccgcggtgtgcccccctcatggacggcgccggcacctggaggggggaaacggacgcgtcgggtctacacggtggatgtagctgtgggtttggcccggatgttgctcccgggtgtccctacgggccgacctgacacaaccggggcCTCTAATAGCATTGTTGCAGAATGGTTTACTGAAAGTTTTGGACAACACAGCTGATACTGTTCTATCGACAGTTGAATCTGGCAGCTGCTTGCGCATTCAGTTCTTAATTCTACAAATGAAGATGACAAGACCATAGTTCACGGGCTGTAGATTGGCTTTATAACTCAAGCGATTTGAATACCATGCCCCTGTTTGTTTGGGCTAAAGCTTCAGGTTTTGCTACTTCTAGCTTCCTAGAAGCACAAGCTGGAACAAACATCATTCCGGACCCGGTTCTTCCTTGTGTGACCACACATCCATCTCAGCATGATCATCTTTGCTACACCTAAAAAGAGCCTCCTCAAAGCTTAACTCCCTAATTTTTTTAAACACAAATTCATTTACTTGTAAGCCATTGAGTTAAGGTTGACTACTCAAGTACTTCACTAAATGATATTTTGGGCACATAGTTCACCAGTTCCTCACTAAGAGAAAGAGAACTGGTCCAAACAGGACGACAAGAAAAAACACACACTTCAATAGATATACAATTTTGACTGCTTCTACAAGTCCAATCAATAATTTCTCCATCTTCTTATGTTCATTGCCATCACTTTTTCCCTTCTCTATTGACTTCTCTTGTCTAGACGCTTTTTTCTTCTCTGCTTCCTCATGAAGAAATTTAGACGTTGCATCCACTGTAATCTCATTTCTAGCAATCAGTGTGCCAACAACCAATAGACCTCTCTTGATCATCGATAGACAAATGTATTCTTCTTCGCAAAACCAAAACTTGCATATATTTTTTGAGCAAATCAAAACGAAAACTTGCAACCTTTCTGCATATAGTACAATATTATATGAGCAAAACAAGCGTGTGGGCCACGTGCCAGGTACGGCCCGATTAGATATGTGCCGGGCCAGGCCCACCACGGGCCGGGCACACATGCTAAcgggccgccgctgccgcccggcgCGCCAGCATCGCCGCCATGCTCCGCCTCCGGGGCTGCATCCTCCCCCGCCTCCTCTCACCTCCCGCCACCCCCCTCCACCGCCTCCTCTCCGCGGCCGTTTCTCCGAGCCCTCCTAGCTTTGCCGTGGAGGAGTACCTCGTCGCCACCTGTGGCCTCACCCCAGCGCAGGCCCGCAAGGCCTCCCCCAAGCTCTCCCACCTCAAGTCCCCAGCCAACCCCGACGCCGtcctcgccttcctcgccggcctTGGCCTCTCCGGCGCCGACCTCGCCACCGCCATCCGCAAGGATCCCAGGTTGCTCTGCGCGGGCGTGGAGACAACCCTGGCCCCCAATGTCGCGGAGCTCACCGGCCTGGGTCTCTCGCGTTCTGAGATCGCGCGCCTCGTCTCGATCACCGGCACCAGTTTCCGCTGCAAATCCATCGTCTCTGGACTGCACTACTGCTTGCCCCTCTTCGGCTCCTCAGAGAACCTCCTTCGGGCCCTAAAGAGTGGCTCCATTCTCTCGTCCGACCTCGAGCGAGTGGTCAAGCCCAATGTCGCCTTCCTGCGGGAGTGTGGCCTGGCTACTTGTGATATTGCCAGGCTCTGCATACCTATGCCATCGCTGCTCAGCATCAGCACGGAACGCATCCAGACAGCAGTGGCGTGCGTCGAAGGTCTTGGTGTACCCCGTGGATCTCCAATGTTCAGACATGCACTACAAGCTGTTGCATTCCTCAGCCAGGAGAAAATCACCGCCAAAGTGGAGCACTTGAAGAAAGCGTTCAGGTGGTCGGATGCCGAGGTGGGTATTGCCGTTTCTAAGGCTCCAACGTTGCTGACGAGGACCAAGGAGTCGCTGCAGCGCAGGTCTGAGTTCCTCATCTATGAGGTGTGGTTGGAACCGGCATATATTGCTTATCGTCCGGCAATGCTCACTTACAGCTTGGAGGGCCGGCTCAGGCCCCGGTACTACGTCGTCAGATTTCTCAAGGAAAATGGATTGCTAGATCACGACCGGGACTACTATGCTGCAGTCATGATCAGCGAGAAGGTATTCGTCCAGAAGTTTATATGCCCTCATAAGGATGCTGCACCGCATCTCGCTCAAGATTATGCAACAGCTTGCAGAGGGGAGGTTCCAGCTAGATTCAGTTTTACATGAACCAAGACTAATAAGAAAATTGGTATGTTCATTATGTCATTCAGTAGAGAAGAAACCATCACACTGCTGTGAAatggccatttcagttttg
This window contains:
- the LOC123129958 gene encoding uncharacterized protein; translated protein: MLRLRGCILPRLLSPPATPLHRLLSAAVSPSPPSFAVEEYLVATCGLTPAQARKASPKLSHLKSPANPDAVLAFLAGLGLSGADLATAIRKDPRLLCAGVETTLAPNVAELTGLGLSRSEIARLVSITGTSFRCKSIVSGLHYCLPLFGSSENLLRALKSGSILSSDLERVVKPNVAFLRECGLATCDIARLCIPMPSLLSISTERIQTAVACVEGLGVPRGSPMFRHALQAVAFLSQEKITAKVEHLKKAFRWSDAEVGIAVSKAPTLLTRTKESLQRRSEFLIYEVWLEPAYIAYRPAMLTYSLEGRLRPRYYVVRFLKENGLLDHDRDYYAAVMISEKVFVQKFICPHKDAAPHLAQDYATACRGEVPARFSFT